Proteins co-encoded in one Armatimonadota bacterium genomic window:
- a CDS encoding DUF255 domain-containing protein, with the protein MKQHSPTIRWMDWTKEAFIKAEKENKLIILNISATWCHWCHVMDRTTYADPIVVRIINDRFVPIRIDGDKRPDVQDRYLLGGWPTTAILTPDGRILNGSTYLPPDAMIRMLCETNIAYYEHTATTTMRIVEQEEEIEHAGELPEAPMPKLDETVLDKLSSALKREFDPWHGGFGSEPKFPYPDAIHFAFLQYKKTGDEDILKIALKTLDGMMGIYDPVWGGFFRYSEDGSWTQPHYEKMLYVQAGALDNYLEAYQVTKDNKYGEVAAGIKNYVRRFLSDQQKGGFYGSQDADVGSRDLSKEFIPGENYYSKDEKERLEIGVPDVDTTIFTDWNGMMISAYCRLFQAMGDKEARDFAAKTADRILDENMIDGKMCHYNDGEPKLPGILSDQVYFAQGLVDLFQSTGQRKYLNQAEALVKFMISELRDQEDGGFYFQLYDPNAFGRLKERHKPFDENVMAAKLLVELSYLTGFETYRDFAEQTFHAIAHPQMVESVLGAAFGVTLDLYLNFPIHIVLVGNRKKEETQAMLETSLHAYDPRKLVQLLDPNEDLLTIGPITYKAEEKPIVYVCCRNECSMPLTSNEELASMLKNVLGAQT; encoded by the coding sequence ATGAAACAGCATTCTCCCACCATACGCTGGATGGATTGGACCAAAGAAGCATTTATAAAAGCTGAGAAGGAAAATAAGCTAATAATTCTCAATATTAGCGCTACCTGGTGTCATTGGTGCCATGTTATGGACCGAACCACTTATGCCGACCCCATTGTCGTTCGTATAATCAATGACCGCTTTGTTCCAATCCGGATTGATGGCGACAAGAGGCCAGATGTTCAAGACCGATACCTGCTTGGCGGGTGGCCAACAACTGCAATTCTTACCCCTGACGGAAGGATTCTCAACGGTTCTACATATCTTCCGCCTGACGCTATGATTCGAATGCTATGCGAAACAAATATAGCCTACTATGAACACACCGCAACAACCACAATGCGCATTGTTGAGCAGGAAGAGGAGATCGAACACGCAGGAGAACTGCCAGAAGCTCCTATGCCCAAACTAGACGAAACCGTCCTTGATAAACTCTCATCTGCGCTGAAACGAGAGTTCGACCCTTGGCATGGTGGTTTTGGAAGTGAACCAAAGTTTCCCTATCCAGACGCCATTCATTTTGCTTTCCTCCAATATAAAAAAACTGGAGATGAGGACATACTAAAAATAGCTTTGAAGACTCTTGACGGAATGATGGGGATATATGACCCTGTGTGGGGTGGGTTTTTCAGATACTCCGAGGATGGCAGTTGGACGCAACCCCATTATGAGAAAATGCTCTATGTCCAAGCTGGCGCTCTGGACAATTACCTAGAAGCATACCAGGTGACTAAAGATAACAAATATGGCGAAGTTGCAGCAGGCATCAAGAACTATGTTAGAAGATTCCTGTCTGACCAGCAAAAGGGTGGTTTCTATGGTAGCCAAGATGCGGATGTCGGCAGCAGAGACTTATCAAAAGAATTCATACCCGGAGAAAATTACTATTCAAAGGACGAAAAAGAGCGTTTAGAAATTGGCGTGCCCGACGTAGATACAACGATTTTTACCGACTGGAATGGGATGATGATTTCGGCTTACTGCCGACTCTTCCAAGCAATGGGTGACAAAGAAGCTCGCGACTTTGCCGCAAAGACGGCTGACCGAATACTTGATGAGAATATGATAGACGGGAAGATGTGCCATTATAATGACGGTGAACCAAAGCTTCCTGGAATACTTAGCGACCAAGTATACTTTGCACAAGGCCTTGTTGATTTATTCCAATCTACTGGCCAGCGAAAATACTTAAATCAGGCTGAAGCACTGGTCAAATTCATGATATCTGAACTTCGAGACCAAGAAGATGGAGGCTTTTATTTCCAGTTATATGACCCAAATGCTTTCGGCAGGCTCAAAGAAAGGCACAAGCCTTTTGATGAAAATGTAATGGCAGCAAAATTGTTGGTAGAGCTTTCATATCTTACTGGATTCGAAACATACCGCGACTTTGCGGAGCAAACATTTCATGCGATTGCACATCCCCAAATGGTGGAAAGCGTCCTTGGAGCAGCTTTTGGCGTTACCCTTGACCTATACCTAAACTTTCCAATCCATATCGTTCTTGTTGGCAATCGAAAAAAAGAGGAAACTCAGGCGATGCTCGAAACAAGCTTGCACGCATACGATCCTCGAAAGCTCGTTCAACTTCTTGACCCGAATGAGGACCTACTTACCATTGGTCCTATCACCTACAAAGCAGAAGAAAAGCCGATTGTATATGTATGCTGTCGAAATGAATGTTCCATGCCTTTGACGAGCAATGAAGAGCTTGCAAGTATGCTGAAAAATGTTTTAGGTGCTCAAACTTAG
- a CDS encoding NAD(P)-dependent alcohol dehydrogenase, with protein sequence MRTAMLYGAGDLRLVEIEKPVPGEGEVLVQVKAVGICASDIHYFRDGRIGDVVVREPIILGHEFAGAIAEVGQGVLNVKLGDKVAVEPAIACRKCDLCLNGDYNLCRNILFCGTPPTQGALREFLTWPAHLVYKVPNFMDYAEAAMLEPIAIGVYAVDLAEPIQGKTVGILGAGGIGISIMQAARAAGCGDIYVTDLISERLEIAKKLGATRTFQANEPGLVKQIISATGGRGLDIVFEAAGENEAVQQATEIVRPGGLVLVGGIPREDNMTLTASVVRRKGLTIKLIRRSNNTLERSINLVRDGKINAISMVTHRFPLERVVEAIELARDRRDGVLRAVIEL encoded by the coding sequence ATGCGAACTGCAATGCTTTACGGAGCAGGAGACCTACGCTTGGTAGAAATTGAGAAACCCGTACCCGGTGAAGGAGAAGTTCTAGTACAAGTCAAAGCAGTCGGCATTTGTGCATCGGACATCCATTATTTCCGAGATGGCAGAATCGGCGATGTAGTGGTAAGGGAACCCATAATTCTAGGGCACGAGTTCGCCGGGGCAATCGCCGAAGTTGGCCAAGGAGTCTTGAATGTCAAACTGGGTGACAAGGTTGCAGTCGAACCTGCAATTGCCTGCCGAAAGTGCGACTTATGCCTCAACGGCGATTATAACCTCTGCCGAAACATACTTTTCTGCGGCACTCCGCCAACTCAAGGGGCACTCCGTGAATTTCTGACCTGGCCGGCACACCTGGTGTACAAAGTTCCCAACTTTATGGACTATGCTGAAGCCGCCATGCTCGAACCAATCGCAATTGGAGTCTATGCGGTTGACCTCGCAGAACCAATACAGGGAAAAACGGTTGGCATTCTAGGCGCTGGCGGCATTGGAATCTCAATTATGCAAGCTGCACGAGCAGCTGGTTGCGGTGATATTTACGTTACAGACTTAATCTCTGAAAGGCTAGAAATCGCAAAAAAGTTAGGAGCCACACGAACTTTCCAGGCAAACGAACCTGGCCTAGTTAAACAGATTATTTCAGCGACTGGCGGACGGGGGCTTGATATAGTATTCGAGGCAGCAGGCGAAAATGAAGCCGTCCAACAGGCAACTGAGATAGTTCGCCCCGGCGGGCTTGTGCTCGTGGGCGGCATCCCTCGCGAAGACAATATGACTCTCACGGCCTCCGTTGTCCGTCGAAAGGGCTTAACAATAAAGCTTATCCGCAGAAGCAATAACACTCTCGAACGCTCAATAAATCTTGTCCGCGATGGGAAGATAAATGCAATCTCAATGGTAACGCACCGTTTCCCACTGGAACGAGTTGTCGAAGCCATAGAGTTAGCCCGGGACCGTAGGGACGGAGTCCTAAGGGCTGTCATCGAGCTGTAA
- a CDS encoding DUF1559 domain-containing protein, producing MHLCQKEKGFTLIEVLVVLVIIAILAAILLPVFTTAKIKAQRVACQSNLVQIGQAFSLYLQDYDGCYPNTNDPFLWMGRRWRWPLMPYLASDAEEDPNDKWKSKRNNALILLCPSDTKAPTAYDKTSYAYSMAFYHTVEQINSLTRIEQTWTEKIPCVTWKQHAVKYPSKKVLVAEWLSNHETPHVGWNSWKGGRNYLFADYHCKYLKATQINKANDGWPDINLTCDGIMGKDID from the coding sequence TTGCATCTTTGCCAAAAAGAAAAAGGATTTACTCTAATAGAGGTCTTAGTTGTACTAGTAATAATTGCCATATTGGCGGCAATTTTGCTTCCGGTCTTTACAACTGCCAAGATAAAGGCGCAAAGGGTTGCCTGCCAATCAAATCTAGTACAAATCGGTCAAGCATTCAGTTTGTATCTTCAAGACTATGACGGATGCTACCCTAACACCAACGACCCGTTTCTATGGATGGGCAGGAGATGGCGCTGGCCTCTGATGCCATATCTCGCATCGGATGCGGAAGAAGATCCCAACGATAAATGGAAATCAAAACGAAACAACGCTCTAATTCTTCTTTGCCCCAGTGATACTAAGGCACCAACAGCCTATGATAAAACATCCTATGCATATTCAATGGCATTTTATCATACGGTCGAACAAATAAACAGTTTGACAAGAATTGAGCAAACCTGGACAGAGAAGATTCCGTGCGTAACTTGGAAGCAACACGCAGTGAAATATCCGTCAAAAAAAGTCCTCGTTGCTGAATGGCTCAGCAATCATGAAACGCCGCATGTAGGCTGGAACAGTTGGAAAGGTGGAAGGAATTATCTATTTGCAGACTATCACTGCAAATACCTAAAGGCTACCCAGATAAACAAAGCCAACGATGGCTGGCCAGACATCAATCTGACCTGCGATGGAATAATGGGAAAGGACATAGATTAG